The Emcibacter nanhaiensis DNA window CGTGTGCCAGCTGCCGCAGTTCCCGGGCGCACCGCTGGACAACTGTATTGCCGAGTTGGAGCGTTGTGTCACCGAGCTGGATTTCGTCGGCTGCAACCTGAATCCGGACCCGTCCGGCGGCCACTGGACGGCGCCGCCGCTGACCGACCGTTACTGGTACCCCATGTATGAGAAAATGGTGGAACTGGGCGTGCCGGCCATGGTCCATGTGTCCGGGTCCTGCAACCCCACCTTCCACGCCACCGGGTCCTATTATATTGCCGCCGACACCAACGCCTTCATGCAGTTCCTGCAGGGTAACCTGTTCAAGGACTTCCCGGACCTGAAATTCGTCATTCCGCATGGCGGCGGCGCCGTGCCCTATCACTGGGGTCGCTACCGGGGCCTGGCCGACATGCTGAAACAGCCGCCGCTGGACGAACATGTGATGAAAAACATCTATTTCGATACCTGCGTCTATCACCAGCCGGGCATCGACCTGCTGTTCGACGTGATCGATATCGACAACATCATGTTCGGCTCTGAAATGGTCGGCGCCGTGCGCGGCATCGATCCGCAGACCGGTAACTATTTCGACGATACCAAACGGTATCTGGACAACCTGAATCTCAGCGATGAAGACCGCTACAAGGTATTCGAGGGCAATGCCCGCCGGGTTTACCCGCGTCTCGATGCGCTGCTGAAAAAGAGAGGCAAATGAGTAAATTTGAGAAGACGCCGGGCTGGCTGGACTGGTTCCAGAATCCGACCAAGCCGAAGTTTACCCCGCCGCCGGGGGCGGTCGACGCCCATTGCCATGTGTTCGGGCCGGGTGACGAATTCCCCTTCGCGCCGGAGCGGAAATATACCCCTTGCGATGCCTCCAAGGACCAGCTGTTTGCCCTGCGCGACCATCTCGGCTTCTCCCGCAATGTGATCGTGCAGGCGACCTGCCACGGCGCCGACAACCGGGCCCTGGTGGATGCCATCGCCCATTCCGGCGGCAAGGCTAAAGGCGTGGCCTCAGTCAAGCCTTCCGTTACCGACGAGGAACTGCTGGCGCTGAAGGAAGCCGGAGTGATGGGGGTACGCTTCAATTTCGTAAAGCGCCTGGTCGATGCCCTGCCGCGGGAACCGCTGATGGAAATTGCCGAGCGCATCAAGCCGCTGGGCTGGCACATTGTCATTTATTTCGAGGCCCAGGAGCTGCTGGAACTCTATGACTTTTTCGCCTCCCTGCCGACCACGGTGGTGGTGGACCATATGGGACGCCCCGATGTCACCAAGCCGGTGGACGGGCCCGAATTCGAGCTGTTTTTGAAGCTGATGCGCGAGAACGAGAATTTCTGGTCCAAGGTGTCCTGCCCGGAACGGCTGTCTGTGGAAGGCCCGCCGCATTACAGCGATGTGGTGCCCTTTGCCCGCCGCGTGGTGGAGGAATTCCCGGACCGCGTCCTGTGGGGCACCGACTGGCCCCATCCGAACCTGAAAACACATATGCCCGATGATGCATGGCTTGTGGATGTGATTCCGCATATTGCCCCGACTGAAGAGCTGCAGCAGAAGCTGCTGGTCGACAACCCCATGCGACTTTACTGGCCTGAGGAGATGTAACCATGGCACTTGATAAACCCTATGAAGACGTTCCGGGGACCACGATTTTTGATTCAGACCAGGCCCGCAAAGGCTATCACCTGAACCAGTTCTGCATGTCCCTGATGAAAGCTGAGAACCGCGACCGGTTCAAGGCTGACGAGCGGGCCTATCTTGATGAATGGCCCATGACCGAGGAACAGAAACAGGCGGTTCTCGACCGCGACTATAACCGGGCGCTTGCCCTTGGCGGCAATATCTATTTCCTGGCCAAGATTTTTTCCACTGACGGTCTCAGCTTCCAGTATGCGGCGGCGACCATGACCGGCATGACCCAGGAGGAATATGCTGACATGATGTTGCATGGCGGCCGCAGTCCGGAAGGAAATCGTTACAAAGAGGAGAAGAAATAATGGCACGCATTACAGCAGGTGTCGGAAGTTCACACGTCCCCCTGATCGGTCGTGCGATCGATACGGGCAATACCCAGGATGAGTACTGGAAGCCGCTGTTTGACGGCTATGAGTTCACCAAGAAATGGGAAGAGCAGGAAAAGCCCGATGTGGTCATTCTGGTCTATAACGACCATGCGTCCGCCTTCGATCTGAAGATGATCCCGACCTTTGCCATCGGCACCGGCGAGCGCTTCAAGCCGGCTGACGAGGGCTTTGGCCCGCGCCCGGTGCCGGATGTGATCGGCGCCCCGGACCTGGCCTGGCATATCGCCCAGTCCGTGATCCAGCAGGATTTCGACCTCACCATCGTCAATGAAATGGATGTGGACCACGGCCTGACCGTGCCGCTGTCGCTGATGTTCGGCCAGCCCGAGGAATGGCCGTGCAAGGTGATCCCGCTGGCGGTCAATGTGGTGGTCTATCCGGTGCCGAACGGCAAGCGTTGCTATAACCTGGGCAAGGCGATCCGCAATGCGGTGGAAAGCTTTGACGAGGATCTGAACGTGCAGATCTGGGGCACCGGCGGCATGAGCCACCAGCTCCAGGGTCCGCGCGCCGGCCTGATCAACAAGGAATGGGACCTCAGCTTCCTCAACCGCCTGGCAGACAAGCCGGAGGAGCTCACCGAGATTCCCCATGTGGAATATATCCGCGAAGCCGGTTCCGAAGGCATTGAACTGGTGATGTGGCTGATCATGCGCGGGGCGCTCACCGACAAGGTCAAGGAGCTGCACAAGCATTATCATGTGCCGGCCTCCAATACGGCGGTGGGACATATTGTGCTGGAAAGCCAGTTTGACTAATCAGAATTACTCAAGACAACCAAATTCAACTGAACAGGAAAGAGGTTTGAAATGAAAATCGTACTCGCAGGCGCCGGCGCTTTCGGC harbors:
- a CDS encoding amidohydrolase family protein, which produces MIIDCHGHQTIVPQAHLDYREAQLAAFKDSRLPKPLQPEMSDDEIREGIEANQLKLVKERGADLTLFSPRASRMEPHVGDPEISRDWSIACNNLIHRVTQLFPDTFIGVCQLPQFPGAPLDNCIAELERCVTELDFVGCNLNPDPSGGHWTAPPLTDRYWYPMYEKMVELGVPAMVHVSGSCNPTFHATGSYYIAADTNAFMQFLQGNLFKDFPDLKFVIPHGGGAVPYHWGRYRGLADMLKQPPLDEHVMKNIYFDTCVYHQPGIDLLFDVIDIDNIMFGSEMVGAVRGIDPQTGNYFDDTKRYLDNLNLSDEDRYKVFEGNARRVYPRLDALLKKRGK
- a CDS encoding amidohydrolase family protein, which gives rise to MSKFEKTPGWLDWFQNPTKPKFTPPPGAVDAHCHVFGPGDEFPFAPERKYTPCDASKDQLFALRDHLGFSRNVIVQATCHGADNRALVDAIAHSGGKAKGVASVKPSVTDEELLALKEAGVMGVRFNFVKRLVDALPREPLMEIAERIKPLGWHIVIYFEAQELLELYDFFASLPTTVVVDHMGRPDVTKPVDGPEFELFLKLMRENENFWSKVSCPERLSVEGPPHYSDVVPFARRVVEEFPDRVLWGTDWPHPNLKTHMPDDAWLVDVIPHIAPTEELQQKLLVDNPMRLYWPEEM
- the ligA gene encoding protocatechuate 4,5-dioxygenase subunit alpha; its protein translation is MALDKPYEDVPGTTIFDSDQARKGYHLNQFCMSLMKAENRDRFKADERAYLDEWPMTEEQKQAVLDRDYNRALALGGNIYFLAKIFSTDGLSFQYAAATMTGMTQEEYADMMLHGGRSPEGNRYKEEKK
- a CDS encoding class III extradiol dioxygenase subunit beta — encoded protein: MARITAGVGSSHVPLIGRAIDTGNTQDEYWKPLFDGYEFTKKWEEQEKPDVVILVYNDHASAFDLKMIPTFAIGTGERFKPADEGFGPRPVPDVIGAPDLAWHIAQSVIQQDFDLTIVNEMDVDHGLTVPLSLMFGQPEEWPCKVIPLAVNVVVYPVPNGKRCYNLGKAIRNAVESFDEDLNVQIWGTGGMSHQLQGPRAGLINKEWDLSFLNRLADKPEELTEIPHVEYIREAGSEGIELVMWLIMRGALTDKVKELHKHYHVPASNTAVGHIVLESQFD